A single genomic interval of Ischnura elegans chromosome 3, ioIscEleg1.1, whole genome shotgun sequence harbors:
- the LOC124155653 gene encoding conserved oligomeric Golgi complex subunit 7: MDISSFSADNFDMKTWINETLRNADSEENLENVLSTLVMKLQLYVQQVNSALEDTSQQVLQNLPRVVRDTETLQREAITLGEKMKIVKEEICKVEQDTGQSMVMPERLDRLKTKMLTAKQALHEADNWTALSADLEEVFESGDMESIASKLVSMQQSLNILANAPDSEDRKLQLEELKNRLEALASPPLVQALTSSSLEDTRRFVRIFKDMDRLDRLPEYYHKCHRSFLLQKWLALVESEQDDGMANLLHKFYDLLISNWDEQAKWCGKAFSPLPPGATLTRIYVDILGGRGGTKEPGPAECVDAALRRLPANEHLSFLLRLSESTARFSADLSAAITRTCKDCLPSDDLLLSLACAIQTPYVSHVARYSQLEQAVIFHQLSNLHRAGDDISEYLHSLLHSIPRVFSVADEAHQRCLRFTHGCGFPGLVSALGAYFENYINLYGTLLTRLRVSRSSNEDWNVFQMYLTLLQSVGDLLSHLKDLDAELTQSLLNSSKELMQASEERKDPFLCYDVLLLTTSGQKELNDIIESAQQGSPLLVQPMTTAQNLWGEVYSTTLGAIYTPIEAHLKQVSKFAPSEEIVRRQAGPDVPDFGYAPQEYITQIGQYLMTLPQHLEPFLSRDHATAGTPPWSGCSELLSAIDGSDGVVGGLAEALLSGVARATCKQFSDLILGLHSLGPDAARQLATDIDYLGNVLEELGLVLSEPLRQVASLLRLPAEDYLTGSTGCAPRIVAAVRQLRNLPSTS, encoded by the exons ATG GACATTTCATCGTTTAGCGCGGATAATTTTGACATGAAAACATGGATCAACGAAACTCTGAGGAATGCCGATTCCGAAGAAAATTTAGAG AATGTGCTGTCAACATTGGTCATGAAACTGCAGCTGTACGTTCAGCAGGTCAACAGTGCTTTAGAAGACACTAGTCAACAG GTTCTGCAAAATCTACCACGAGTGGTTCGTGATACCGAAACTCTTCAAAGGGAAGCCATTACCTTAGGGGAGAAGATGAAGATAGTTAAGGAAGAAATATGCAAG GTGGAACAGGATACAGGCCAATCAATGGTTATGCCAGAACGGCTGGACCGATTGAAAACCAAGATGCTTACTGCCAAACAAGCGTTGCACGAGGCGGACAATTGGACAGCCTTGTCAGCAGATTTGGAAGAG GTATTCGAGTCGGGTGACATGGAAAGCATTGCTTCGAAGCTGGTCAGCATGCAGCAGTCATTGAACATTTTAGCTAATGCACCAGATTCTGAAGACCGAAAGCTGCAGTTAGAAGAACTGAAAAACCGCTTGGAGGCTTTGGCTAGTCCGCCATTGGTCCAAGCACTCACATCAAGTTCTTTAG AGGACACTAGACGATTTGTGAGGATTTTCAAGGACATGGACCGCCTTGATAGACTACCCGAGTATTATCACAAATGTCATCGCAGCTTTCTGCTACAGAAATGGCTGGCTCTTGTGGAATCGGAGCAAGATGATGGAATGGCGAACCTGCTGCATAAATTTTATGACCTTCTTATTTCCAACTGGGATGAACAG GCTAAATGGTGTGGTAAAGCTTTCAGCCCATTACCTCCTGGTGCTACCTTGACTAGAATATATGTTGACATTTTGGGAGGAAGAGGAGGCACTAAAGAACCAGGGCCTGCGGAGTGTGTCGACGCTGCATTAAGACGACTTCCTGCCAATGAGCACTTGTCTTTTCTTTTGAGACTTTCGGAGAGCACTGCACGTTTCTCTGCAGACCTATCTGCTGCCATCACTCGTACCTGCAAAG acTGCTTGCCATCAGATGACCTGTTGCTGTCCTTGGCTTGTGCCATTCAGACGCCATATGTGTCTCATGTGGCAAGATATTCACAATTGGAACAAGCTGTGATATTTCATCAGCTCTCAAACTTACATCGTGCTGGTGATGACATCTCGGAATACCTTCATTCGCTTTTGCACTCAATCCCTAGAGTGTTCTCTGTGGCAGATGAGGCACACCAGCGCTGCCTCCGTTTCACTCACGGTTGTGGATTTCCAGGACTGGTATCTGCCTTAGGG GCTTATTTTGAAAACTACATCAATCTTTATGGGACACTATTGACTCGTTTGAGAGTTTCAAGGTCAAGTAACGAGGATTGGAATGTTTTTCAGATGTACCTGACATTGCTTCAAAGTGTTG GTGATCTTTTGAGTCATTTGAAAGATCTTGATGCAGAGCTGACACAGAGCTTGTTGAATTCATCCAAGGAGCTAATGCAAGCATCAGAGGAGAGAAAAGACCCCTTTTTATGTTATGATGTTCTCTTACTGACTACTAGCGGTCAGAAAGAGTTAAATGACATCATTGAATCTGCTCAGCAAG GTAGTCCATTGCTGGTGCAGCCTATGACCACAGCTCAAAACCTGTGGGGTGAGGTTTACAGTACCACTCTTGGAGCAATTTACACCCCAATCGAAGCTCACCTGAAGCAAGTTTCTAAATTTGCACCATCAGAGGAAATCGTGCGTCGACAAGCAGGACCAGATGTGCCAGATTTTGGATATGCTCCCCAGGAGTACATCACCCAA ATAGGGCAATACTTGATGACCTTGCCTCAGCACTTGGAGCCCTTTCTCTCAAGAGACCATGCAACTGCTGGGACCCCACCATGGAGTGGATGCTCTGAGTTGCTCTCCGCCATAGATGGTAGCGATGGCGTGGTTGGAGGATTGGCGGAGGCCCTGCTCAGTGGAGTAGCCCGTGCCACTTGCAAGCAATTCTCTGATCTCATCTTAGGACTGCACAGCCTTGGACCTGATGCAGCCAGGCAGTTAGCCACTGACATAG ATTACCTTGGAAATGTGCTCGAGGAGCTTGGACTGGTGCTTTCAGAGCCTTTGAGGCAAGTGGCATCACTGCTACGCTTACCTGCTGAGGATTACCTCACTGGCAGTACTGGGTGTGCACCAAGGATAGTTGCAGCTGTGCGCCAACTGAGAAATTTGCCCTCCACATCTTAA